In a genomic window of Pseudoalteromonas xiamenensis:
- a CDS encoding isocitrate lyase — MTRYQTQLDTFATLCERQGNAWKSIDPEFANRMNLQNRFKTGLDIAKYTAKIMREDMAAYDLDSSQYTQSLGCWHGFVAQQMLMAVKRHRKTTKRAYVYLSGWMVAALRSEFGPLPDQSMHEKTSVPALIEEIYTFLKQADARELDHLYKELDLARATGGDVDAVLAKIDNFETHVVPIIADIDAGFGNEEATYLLAKKMIEAGACAIQIENQVSDAKQCGHQAGKVTVPHEDFLAKINAVRYAFLELGVEDGVIVARTDSLGASLTQKVPVSRRPGDLASQYTAFLDTTPITNIADLEEGDMAIKLNGELCKPVRLDNGLYQFREGTEKDRVVLDCVTSLQAGADLLWIETEKPNVKQIAELVNRVREQVPNAKLVYNNSPSFNWTLKFREQVYSDWKAAGKDLSAYPNPATDAKALMAKEMDGTELAAAADELVQQFQRDGAREAGIFHHLITLPTYHTAALSTDILSEGYFGDLGMLAYVRDVQRQEIRREQASVKHQDLAGSNIGDTHKEYFSGENALKAGGEANTMNQF; from the coding sequence ATGACTCGCTACCAAACACAACTAGACACGTTTGCTACGCTTTGTGAACGTCAAGGCAACGCTTGGAAATCAATTGACCCAGAATTTGCAAACCGCATGAACTTACAAAACCGCTTTAAAACGGGTTTAGACATCGCAAAATACACGGCGAAAATCATGCGCGAAGATATGGCAGCCTACGACCTAGATTCATCTCAATACACACAATCTTTGGGGTGCTGGCATGGTTTCGTTGCTCAACAAATGTTGATGGCTGTAAAACGTCACAGAAAAACAACGAAACGTGCGTATGTTTATTTAAGTGGTTGGATGGTCGCAGCACTACGCTCGGAATTTGGACCACTTCCAGACCAAAGTATGCATGAGAAAACCTCCGTTCCTGCTCTCATCGAGGAAATTTATACCTTCTTGAAACAGGCTGATGCTCGAGAGCTTGACCACCTTTACAAAGAACTTGATTTGGCACGTGCAACCGGTGGCGATGTTGACGCAGTGCTAGCTAAAATCGATAACTTCGAGACGCATGTTGTACCAATTATTGCCGACATTGACGCAGGTTTTGGGAATGAGGAAGCAACCTATTTACTCGCGAAGAAGATGATTGAAGCGGGCGCTTGTGCAATCCAAATTGAAAACCAAGTGTCTGATGCGAAACAGTGTGGCCACCAAGCGGGTAAAGTGACCGTACCGCACGAAGATTTCTTGGCAAAAATTAACGCCGTACGCTACGCCTTTTTAGAGCTTGGCGTAGAAGATGGCGTAATTGTTGCGCGTACCGACTCGCTTGGTGCCAGCCTGACTCAAAAAGTACCGGTATCACGTCGCCCTGGCGATTTAGCGAGTCAATACACGGCATTTTTAGACACGACACCAATCACAAATATTGCTGATTTAGAAGAAGGTGATATGGCCATCAAATTAAATGGTGAATTGTGCAAACCAGTGCGCTTAGATAATGGACTTTACCAATTCCGAGAGGGTACAGAAAAAGATCGAGTAGTACTAGATTGCGTTACAAGCCTACAAGCTGGCGCGGATCTGTTATGGATTGAAACTGAAAAGCCTAACGTGAAACAAATTGCAGAACTTGTGAACCGAGTACGTGAGCAAGTACCGAATGCTAAATTGGTCTACAACAATTCACCTAGCTTTAACTGGACACTGAAATTCCGTGAGCAAGTGTATTCTGATTGGAAAGCAGCAGGTAAAGATTTAAGTGCGTATCCAAACCCTGCAACGGATGCCAAAGCGCTGATGGCAAAAGAGATGGATGGAACAGAGTTAGCCGCTGCTGCAGACGAGCTAGTACAACAATTCCAACGTGACGGCGCTCGTGAAGCCGGTATTTTCCATCACCTTATCACTTTACCAACGTATCACACGGCCGCACTTAGCACGGATATTCTGTCGGAAGGCTATTTTGGTGACTTAGGGATGCTTGCGTACGTACGAGATGTTCAACGTCAAGAAATTCGCCGCGAACAAGCTTCGGTAAAACACCAAGACTTAGCTGGTTCAAATATAGGTGACACGCATAAGGAATACTTCTCTGGCGAAAATGCGCTTAAAGCGGGTGGTGAAGCCAACACCATGAACCAATTCTAA